From one Colletotrichum destructivum chromosome 3, complete sequence genomic stretch:
- a CDS encoding uncharacterized protein (Putative zn(2)Cys(6) fungal-type DNA-binding domain, transcription factor domain, fungi) encodes MADLYGSSSNNNNNNNINNTSNSRNGNNNNDNLGRHLRPDRPPTAAAVAASTTTTTTTTSNPSTTVDLAAAAAATTVTASSASGAAAPAASSSVSPKPTKRSSATTCVTCRARKVRCDGRRDICSNCERLGFSCTYEDPTSEANGLAAAPAFPLPRRRVRQACQSCHSRKARCSGHTPACDRCRAQGIECVYRVSKRTRLSINPPASRSDHAVRSPTSSTSAAATSRDHQARRSLSRDDAAHDSDAVGADAVASNTPSTFNRDLSAPDPQFESLISRALDNFFRHVHHIPMLSFLHRASLMQRHHVGGLDRPLLLALIGITSLLTDLGPGTSDYGEKCVDESESLILKSLENASTIKVQTLALIIKYRILTRRFSSAFMLAATAARFATALRLNYENPDLCFLAQESRRRLMWALFMIDQGMAGGYRDLTLWTPETIHISLPCNERDFEFDLAPPSLRPLVPGPDESENDDIGSLALHVRILWLRGRILKFAKRASNCSHEDLGRLKEQLQSFAEELSDFAERLPVSFRWSDNSLRLRAYSPRLCVFIMIHVWWRQCNCDLFRIGLVGLRDSVSRSAAERLGPEFIAGCQRQCFQHAMEMSNMFTSIKQLDHYPVADLDMPVCAYQCIRMLYYIYHLNAEEYGLTPDILRKKATVCLDVTKGCCSGTAAVSIQADLQRLMDHGLSIQATPSRLLSEEPQDERNGNGAKRIRLSRAKQVQLVEDPDSGAPAADELTNRPFGIGAWEDIQMPEAEKPVEQVPAPPQQPTALGSLEVNNAFEGALDSLDFNMEPMGLDSLAWFSNEWAQGDFQGEF; translated from the exons ATGGCAGACTTGTAcggtagcagcagcaacaacaacaacaacaacaacatcaacaatACCAGCAACAGCCGCAACGGCAACAATAACAACGACAACCTTGGACGTCATCTCCGACCCGACAGACCACcgactgccgccgccgtcgccgcctctaccaccaccaccaccaccacaacctCAAACCCGAGTACAACCGTAGACCtggcagccgccgccgcagctaCCACCGTGACAGCCTCCTCAGCCTCGGGAGCCGCAGCCCCGgcagcctcgtcgtccgtATCTCCGAAACCGACCAAGCGGTCCTCGGCAACCACATGCGTCACCTGCCGCGCTCGTAAGGTCCGCtgcgacggccgccgcgacATCTGCAGCAACTGCGAACGCCTCGGCTTCTCATGCACCTACGAGGACCCGACCTCCGAAGCcaacggcctcgccgccgccccggcctTTCCCCTGCCGAGACGCCGCGTCCGCCAGGCCTGCCAGAGCTGCCATTCCCGGAAGGCTCGGTGTAGCGGCCACACCCCGGCCTGTGATCGCTGTCGCGCTCAGGGCATCGAGTGCGTCTACCGGGTCTCCAAGCGGACTAGGCTGAGCATCAACCCTCCCGCCAGCCGCAGCGATCACGCTGTGAgatcgccgacctcgtcgacctcggctgCTGCCACCAGTCGCGACCACCAAGCCCGTCGCTCACTATCGAGGGATGATGCGGCCCATGATTCCGACGCTGTCGGCGCGGATGCCGTCGCCTCCAACACACCGAGCACGTTCAATCGTGATCT GTCCGCCCCTGATCCCCAGTTCGAGTCTCTCATCAGCCGGGCTCTGGACAATTTCTTCCGCCATGTTCACCACATCCCCATGCTATCCTTTCTCCACCGAGCTTCCCTCATGCAGAGGCATcacgtcggcggcctggaccgtccgctgctgctcgccctcatcggcatcaccaGCCTGCTGACCGACTTGGGCCCGGGCACGAGTGATTACGGCGAGAAGTGCGTCGACGAGTCCGAGTCCCTGATCCTCAAGAGCCTCGAGAACGCCTCCACCATCAAGGTCCAGACCCTCGCCCTCATCATCAAGTACCGCATCTTGACCCGTCGTTTCTCGAGCGCTTTCAtgctcgccgccaccgcggcGCGATTCGCCACGGCCCTCCGGCTCAACTACGAGAACCCGGACCTCTGCTTCCTCGCCCAGGAGTCGAGACGACGCCTCATGTGGGCGCTGTTCATGATCGACCAAGGCATGGCCGGCGGGTATCGGGACCTCACCCTGTGGACGCCCGAGACCATTCACATTTCGCTCCCGTGCAACGAGAGAGACTTCGAGTTCGACCTTGCCCCGCCGTCGTTGCGACCGCTGGTCCCAGGCCCGGATGAGTCTGAGAACGACGACATCGGCAGTCTGGCACTTCACGTGCGCATCCTCTGGCTCCGTGGCAGAATCCTCAAGTTCGCCAAGAGGGCCTCCAATTGTTCTCACGAGGATCTCGGGCGGCTCAAGGAGCAGCTGCAGTccttcgccgaggagctctCCGACTTCGCCGAGCGGTTGCCCGTGTCGTTCCGCTGGTCCGACAACAGCCTACGGCTGAGGGCGTACTCGCCCCGCCTCTGCGTCTTCATCATGATCCACGTCTGGTGGCGGCAGTGCAATTGTGACCTCTTCAGGATAGGCCTGGTTGGTCTCCGCGATTCCGTGTCTCGGTCGGCCGCGGAACGGCTGGGGCCCGAGTTCATCGCCGGATGCCAACGGCAATGCTTCCAACACGCCATGGAAATGTCAAACATGTTCACCTCCATCAAGCAACTGGACCACTACCCCGTTGCGGACTTGGACATGCCCGTCTGCGCCTACCAGTGCATCCGGATGCTGTATTACATCTACCACCTCAACGCGGAAGAGTACGGTCTCACACCGGACATCCTCCGCAAGAAGGCCACCGTCTGCCTCGACGTGACCAAGGGATGCTGTTCTGGAACGGCAGCAGTCTCGATC CAAGCCGACTTGCAGAGGCTCATGGATCACGGGCTGTCGATACAGGCCACCCCGAGCCGGTTGCTCAGCGAGGAGCCGCAGGACGAGAGGAACGGCAACGGGGCCAAGCGTATCCGCCTCAGCCGCGCGAAACAGGTGCAGTTGGTCGAAGATCCCGACAGCGGtgcgcccgccgccgacgagctcacGAACCGACCGTTCGGCATCGGCGCGTGGGAAGACATACAGAtgcccgaggccgagaagccggTCGAGCAGGTTCCCGCACCCCCGCAACAGCCCACCGCGCTTGGCTCGCTCGAAGTCAACAACGCCTTCGAGGGCGCACTCGACAGCCTGGACTTCAACATGGAGCCCATGGGCCTGGACTCTCTAGCATGGTTCTCCAACGAGTGGGCACAGGGAGACTTCCAGGGCGAGTTTTGA
- a CDS encoding Putative cytochrome P450 produces the protein MAVVELLVSPWAPVLLVAGIVVYYLYPYFVTFAQIRDIPAPFPAQFTNLWLLSVVRRGNRYLTVDEVHKKLGPVVRIQPNHVSIADDDAIQTIYGHGNGFLKANFYDAFVSIRRGLFNTRDRHEHTRKRKMVSHTFSAKSISQFEPYMHGNLVLFVKKWDELVRNNPAGATIDCLKWFNYLAFDIIGDLAFGAPFGMLESGADIAEVRESPTSPPIYAPAIEILNRRGEVSATLGILPELKPWAKYLPDPFFSQGLEAVQNLAGIAIARVKARLDNPPDVDRLDLLARLMEGRDEKGEPLCREELTAEALTQLIAGSDTTSNSSCALLYHAARTPGVLEKLQRELDDAIPATCEVPTYDMVKDLPYLAMVINEALRHHSTSGIGLPREIPADSPGVTIRGHYFPPGTVLSVPSYTIHHSKEIWGPDADDFRPERWESPTARQKNAFIPFSTGPRACVGRNVAEMEMKLIVATWARRYRVELRQDYMETSEGFLRKPLGLDIDIKRR, from the exons ATGGCTGTCGTTGAGCTCCTCGTCTCACCCTGGGCACCGGTCCTGTTGGTGGCAGGCATCGTGGTCTACTACCTCTATCCTTACTTTGTCACGTTCGCCCAGATCCGCGACATACCGGCCCCCTTCCCGGCGCAATTCACCAACTTGTGGCTGCTCTCTGTTGTTCGGCGCGGCAACAGATACCTCACGGTCGACGAAGTCCACAAGAAGCTGGGCCCCGTCGTCCGAATTCAGCCAAACCATGTGAGCattgccgacgacgacgccattCAGACCATCTACGGTCACGGCAACGGCTTTCTGAAAGC CAACTTTTACGATGCCTTTGTCTCCATTCGTCGCGGTCTCTTCAACACCAGGGACCGCCATGAACACACGCGCAAGCGCAAGATGGTCTCGCACACCTTTTCCGCCAAGTCCATCAGCCAGTTCGAGCCGTACATGCACGGCAACCTGGTGCTCTTTGTCAAGAAGTGGGACGAGCTCGTCAGGAACAACCCGGCCGGCGCCACCATTGACTGCCTGAAGTGGTTCAACTACCTGGCgttcgacatcatcggcgaTCTCGCCTTCGGAGCGCCCTTTGGCATGCTCGAGTCCGGTgccgacatcgccgaggtGCGCGAGTCGCCCACCAGCCCGCCCATCTACGCGCCCGCCATCGAGATCCTGAACAGGAGAGGCGAGgtctcggcgacgttggGGATCCTGCCCGAGCTGAAGCCATGGGCAAAGTACCTCCCGGACCCCTTCTTCAGCCAGGGCCTGGAGGCCGTGCAGAACCTCGcgggcatcgccatcgcccgcgTCAAGGCCAGGCTGGACAACCCGCCCGACGTTGACCGTCTGGACCTGCTGGCGCGTCTGATGGAGGGGCGTGACGAGAAGGGGGAGCCGCTTTGCCGGGAAGAGctcacggccgaggcgctgACCCAGTTGATCGCCGGGAGCGACACGACGTCCAACTCGTCCTGCGCGCTGCTGTACCACGCGGCGCGAACCCCCGGCgtgctcgagaagctgcaaagggagctcgacgacgccatccCCGCCACCTGCGAGGTGCCGACCTACGACATGGTCAAGGACCTGCCCTACCTCGCCATGGTCATCAACGAGGCCCTCCGCCACCACTCCACCTCGGGCATCGGCCTCCCGCGCGAGATCCCGGCCGACTCGCCCGGCGTGACGATCCGCGGCCACTACTTCCCGCCCGGCACGGTCCTCAGCGTGCCGTCGTACACGATACACCACTCCAAGGAGATCTGGGGcccggacgccgacgacttcCGCCCGGAGAGGTGGgagtcgccgacggcgaggcagAAGAACGCCTTCATCCCCTTCAGCACGGGGCCGAGGGCCTGCGTGGGGAGGAAcgtggccgagatggagatgaagcTGATCGTGGCGACGTGGGCGAGGAGGTACCGCGTCGAGCTGCGGCAGGATTACATGGAGACGAGCGAAGGCTTCCTGAGGAAGCCCCTGGGATTGGATATCGACATCAAGAGACGGTAG
- a CDS encoding Putative mrp/NBP35 ATP-binding protein: protein MSLSKVKHIVLVLSGKGGVGKSSVTTQLALSLALAGHSVGVLDVDLTGPSIPRMLSIEAEKVKQAPGGWLPVPVHEAVEEKGIGSFHAMSLGFLLPRRGDAVVWRGPKKTAMVRQFLTDVLWDETDYLLIDTPPGTSDEHISLAETLLRDARPGQVAGAVVVTTPQAVATADVKKELNFCVKTGIKVLGVVENMSGFVCPHCSECTNIFSSGGGAVMAQEFGVPFLGTVPIDPQFGELVESGRRPEYPQGTQVHGHDMSKTETGSDGQSKGDTLVEKYQDCSLSRIFNDITTQLTSTVESQAQS, encoded by the exons ATGTCACTCTCCAAAGTGAAGCACATTGTGCTG GTTTTGTCGGGCAAAGGTGGTGTCGGAAAGTCCTCGGTGACGACGCAGCTTGCTCTGTCCCTTGCGCTGGCGGGACACTCGGTGGGCGTTCTCGATGTCGATCTGACGGGCCCCTCGATCCCGCGCATGCTGTCCATCGAGGCGGAGAAAGTGAAGCAGGCGCCCGGGGGCTGGCTTCCTGTGCCGGTGCACGAGGCTGTCGAGGAAAAGGGTATCGGTTCGTTCCATGCCATGAGTCTCGGGTTCCTGCTGCCCAGGcgaggcgacgccgtcgtgtGGCGTGGacccaagaagacggccatgGTCAGGCAGTTCCTCACGGACGTCCTATGGGACGAGACGGACTACCTGCTCATCGACACGCCCCCGGGCACCAGCGACGAGCACATTTCTCTGGCCGAGACGCTCCTCCGCGACGCCCGCCCCGGCCAGGtagccggcgccgtcgtcgtcacgacACCCCaggcggtggcgacggcggacgtCAAGAAAGAGCTCAACTTTTGCGTGAAGACCGGTAtcaaggtcctcggcgtcgtcgaaaACATGAGCGGCTTCGTCTGTCCGCACTGCTCTGAGTGCACCAACATCTTCagctccggcggcggagccgtCATGGCGCAGGAGTTTGGCGTGCCTTTCCTCGGCACCGTCCCCATCGACCCCCAGTTTGGCGAGCTGGTCGAGTCCGGCAGGAGACCAGAGTACCCTCAGGGGACCCAGGTTCATGGGCATGACATGAGCAAGACCGAGACGGGGAGCGACGGTCAGTCCAAGGGCGACACCCTTGTCGAGAAGTACCAGGACTGCTCGCTGTCTCGCATCTTCAACGACATCACGACGCAGTTGACGAGCACTGTCGAAAGCCAAGCCCAATCATGA